One region of Dokdonia sp. 4H-3-7-5 genomic DNA includes:
- a CDS encoding thioredoxin family protein: protein MKHIAFLLFISTVTLQAQEAKWYTDFDKAKKIAQRQGKPIIMYFTGSDWCGPCKMLKKDLWETDKFIQQADDFVLLEVDIPFREDIISPEQKKKNMKLQDKYNKDKSFPTVLLLDSNGKRKDEVSGYSMLRDTAPYYAFFNKARRSR from the coding sequence ATGAAACATATAGCATTTTTATTATTCATTTCAACAGTAACATTACAAGCTCAAGAGGCTAAATGGTATACTGATTTTGACAAAGCAAAAAAAATAGCGCAACGCCAGGGAAAACCCATTATCATGTACTTTACAGGCAGCGACTGGTGCGGACCTTGTAAAATGCTTAAAAAAGACCTCTGGGAGACTGATAAATTTATACAACAAGCAGATGACTTTGTGTTGCTTGAGGTAGATATCCCTTTTAGAGAAGATATCATTTCTCCAGAACAAAAGAAGAAAAACATGAAGCTTCAAGATAAATATAATAAGGACAAATCTTTTCCGACTGTATTGCTACTAGATTCAAATGGTAAAAGAAAGGATGAAGTTTCAGGATATAGTATGCTAAGAGATACAGCACCTTACTATGCATTTTTTAATAAAGCAAGACGTTCGAGATAG
- a CDS encoding NAD(P)H-dependent oxidoreductase, whose translation MPQVIEALKWRYATKKFDNTRMLPDSKIEIIKNAFNLTATSFGLQPVRLVVVSNKEKQEALVPLSMNQRQVADASHVLIFCIEKQVDEHYVESYFDNVKEIRNTPEEIIKPFKNYLLDHFKKATNAENDLWASKQAYLAMGNLLTVCAIEEVDACPMEGFTPEGYDKFLGLTEIGLQSVLVLPIGYRAEDDMFSTMKKVRKSLDNAVLDL comes from the coding sequence ATGCCACAAGTAATAGAAGCTTTAAAATGGAGATATGCGACTAAAAAGTTTGACAATACACGCATGCTACCAGATTCAAAAATAGAAATAATCAAAAACGCCTTTAACCTTACTGCTACAAGCTTTGGCTTACAGCCCGTGCGATTAGTTGTAGTAAGTAATAAAGAGAAACAAGAAGCTCTCGTTCCTTTGTCAATGAACCAGCGACAAGTAGCAGATGCTTCACATGTGCTAATTTTCTGTATTGAAAAGCAGGTAGATGAGCATTATGTAGAAAGTTATTTTGATAACGTAAAAGAAATAAGAAATACACCAGAGGAAATTATTAAACCATTTAAGAATTATCTTCTTGATCACTTTAAAAAAGCTACAAATGCAGAAAATGACTTATGGGCTTCAAAACAAGCTTATCTCGCAATGGGTAATTTGCTCACCGTTTGTGCGATTGAAGAAGTAGATGCGTGTCCTATGGAGGGTTTTACACCTGAGGGTTACGATAAGTTTTTAGGCCTTACTGAGATAGGCTTACAGTCGGTTTTGGTATTGCCCATAGGTTATAGAGCAGAAGATGATATGTTTTCTACTATGAAAAAGGTGCGCAAATCTTTGGACAATGCGGTCCTTGATTTGTAA
- a CDS encoding acyl-CoA thioesterase: protein MITLKERIEISETRIFKAVFPNTTNHYDTLFGGTAMHMMDEAAFICATRFSRKKVVTISTSQIDFTKAIPQGTIVELIARIEKVGNTSCVVRVEIYKEDMYNYDRELAVAGTFTFVAINDKKKPIKIIDNV, encoded by the coding sequence ATGATTACTCTCAAAGAACGCATTGAAATCTCAGAAACTCGCATCTTTAAAGCGGTCTTTCCCAACACCACAAATCACTATGACACTCTTTTTGGTGGGACTGCAATGCATATGATGGATGAAGCAGCTTTTATATGCGCCACACGCTTTAGCCGAAAAAAAGTGGTTACCATTTCTACCAGTCAAATAGACTTTACTAAAGCCATTCCTCAAGGAACTATTGTAGAATTAATAGCTCGTATAGAGAAAGTGGGCAATACAAGTTGTGTGGTACGCGTTGAGATTTACAAAGAAGATATGTACAATTATGATCGTGAGCTAGCCGTAGCTGGAACATTTACTTTTGTAGCTATCAATGATAAAAAGAAACCTATTAAAATCATAGATAACGTCTAG
- a CDS encoding vancomycin high temperature exclusion protein, giving the protein MLKHFKKIIAVTLVGIILLICGVYALSYHVEESTKSQTFTNISQVPKAYTVIVLGASVRANGNLSTMLEDRVSSALSLYKEGKVKRFLLSGDNGTASYNEPKAMKAYLMDKGVPEDDIFLDYAGFDTYDSMYRASSVFNVKEAVVVTQEFHLPRALYIANQLGLTYYGFVGDQRTYQRESANKRRELLANVKAFLELTINKEPTYLGAKIPIDGPPQSSYPQ; this is encoded by the coding sequence GTGCTTAAACATTTTAAAAAAATAATTGCCGTCACTCTCGTTGGGATAATCCTTCTTATTTGTGGAGTTTATGCGCTTTCTTACCATGTTGAAGAAAGTACAAAAAGCCAAACTTTTACAAATATTTCGCAGGTTCCAAAAGCTTATACTGTAATTGTCTTAGGCGCTAGTGTACGAGCAAACGGTAATCTATCTACAATGCTCGAAGATCGTGTATCAAGCGCCCTCAGCCTATATAAAGAAGGTAAAGTTAAGCGTTTTTTACTCTCGGGAGATAATGGCACTGCATCCTATAACGAGCCAAAGGCAATGAAAGCATATCTCATGGATAAAGGTGTTCCAGAAGATGATATCTTTCTAGATTATGCTGGTTTTGACACCTACGACAGTATGTATAGAGCCAGCTCTGTATTTAATGTAAAGGAGGCTGTAGTGGTTACTCAAGAGTTTCACTTGCCACGAGCACTGTATATTGCAAATCAACTTGGCCTTACCTATTACGGCTTTGTGGGAGACCAGCGAACTTACCAACGGGAAAGCGCAAATAAACGCAGAGAATTACTAGCAAATGTAAAAGCTTTTCTGGAGTTGACTATTAATAAAGAACCTACGTACTTAGGTGCAAAAATCCCAATTGATGGACCGCCACAGTCAAGCTATCCTCAATAA
- the gldF gene encoding gliding motility-associated ABC transporter permease subunit GldF, translated as MFAILKKEISSFFSSAIGYLVIGLFLVVTGLFLWVFQGPFNITETGFADLAPFFQIAPWIFIFLIPAITMRSFSEEQKVGTLELLLTKPISKLQLTLGKFLGAFALIILAIIPTLIYVIAIYQLGNPVGNLDVGVTIGSYIGLMLLAATFTAIGIFASSLTDNQIIAFIIAVFLSFFLYFGLAGIAAFSTTSSVRDFINLMGLQSHYTSISRGVVDTRDLIYFISVTAFFIIITMMRLHKRSTLS; from the coding sequence TTGTTCGCTATACTTAAAAAAGAAATATCCTCATTTTTCTCCTCGGCAATTGGGTATCTGGTTATTGGGTTATTTCTCGTAGTTACCGGTTTATTTCTATGGGTTTTTCAAGGGCCTTTTAATATCACAGAGACTGGATTTGCAGATCTCGCACCGTTCTTCCAGATTGCACCTTGGATATTTATATTTCTTATTCCTGCTATAACCATGCGCAGTTTTAGTGAAGAACAAAAAGTAGGCACCTTAGAACTTCTACTCACAAAACCTATCTCTAAACTCCAGTTAACACTAGGAAAATTTTTAGGAGCATTTGCTCTTATCATACTTGCTATCATACCCACACTTATTTATGTAATCGCTATTTACCAACTGGGTAATCCCGTGGGAAACCTTGATGTAGGAGTAACCATAGGCAGTTATATAGGACTAATGCTTCTAGCTGCAACATTTACGGCAATAGGCATATTTGCCTCAAGCCTTACAGATAATCAAATCATAGCTTTTATAATCGCCGTGTTCTTAAGCTTCTTTTTATATTTTGGACTTGCAGGCATAGCAGCATTTAGTACCACAAGCAGCGTGAGAGATTTCATAAATTTAATGGGTTTACAATCGCATTATACTAGCATAAGCCGCGGTGTGGTTGATACTAGAGATCTCATTTACTTTATTAGTGTAACCGCATTCTTTATCATTATTACGATGATGAGATTGCATAAAAGGAGTACACTTTCGTGA
- the gldG gene encoding gliding motility-associated ABC transporter substrate-binding protein GldG: MKNIKYILSLLLVIIGLFIINIIGSLVHKRYDLTQDQRYSLSDPTLDLLDQLDSPLIIDVFLEGNFPAEFKKLQNETRYLLEEMQAYNDNIRFEFSNPVEDGENVAEVAGQFNEFGMTTIPLKVKENGKETTQTIFPWATINFNDKAVPVGLVKNVVGASPEQLVYASIQNLEYVFAESLHSTLNAKSKRIAVLRDNGELPDANIADMFRKLGDTYNIAPFPLEFANQDPEKALKALQNTFDLVVIAKPTKAFTDKQKYVIDQYIMNGGNSLWMLDAVAMEDDSLRNDQGKTIAFPRDINLDDQLFKYGIRVDPSLVVDLYSAPLSVASGDGSDAQYIQLPWLYRPQVPSMNTHPINTNIEKPVLFNYANPITLLDNNRGVNKTVLLQSSIYTKIESTPREISLGQVDIEPIESDFQNGQQPLAVLLEGSFNSAFTNRVLPDGSDKSNFRESAQKNPKLILIADGDIISNSLDARGQPLELGFDYYTRTSYGNKEFLLNAINYLLDDTGLINIRSKEIALPFLDIKKAARSMSTWQVLTIGLPLAILLIFGLIYNAIRKRRYAR; this comes from the coding sequence GTGAAAAATATAAAATACATACTATCGCTCCTGCTTGTAATCATAGGCCTATTTATAATTAACATTATAGGTTCGCTAGTTCACAAACGCTATGACCTTACGCAAGATCAACGCTACAGTTTAAGTGATCCTACGCTTGATTTATTAGATCAATTAGACAGTCCGTTGATTATTGATGTTTTTCTAGAAGGTAATTTTCCCGCGGAGTTTAAAAAACTACAAAACGAAACGCGCTATCTGCTAGAGGAAATGCAAGCCTATAATGATAACATTAGGTTCGAATTTTCAAACCCAGTAGAAGATGGAGAAAATGTAGCCGAAGTTGCTGGACAATTCAATGAATTTGGGATGACTACCATCCCTCTCAAAGTAAAAGAAAACGGAAAGGAGACCACGCAAACTATTTTTCCGTGGGCTACTATAAATTTTAATGACAAAGCAGTACCGGTAGGACTTGTAAAGAATGTAGTAGGTGCTTCTCCTGAGCAACTCGTATACGCTTCTATACAAAACCTTGAATACGTTTTTGCCGAAAGTTTACACAGCACATTAAATGCAAAGTCTAAGCGTATTGCAGTTTTAAGAGATAATGGCGAGCTACCAGATGCAAACATTGCAGATATGTTTCGTAAACTAGGTGACACCTATAATATCGCTCCTTTCCCATTAGAATTTGCAAACCAAGATCCAGAAAAGGCACTCAAAGCTTTACAAAACACCTTTGATCTAGTAGTTATTGCAAAGCCTACAAAAGCATTTACAGACAAGCAGAAGTATGTGATTGATCAATATATCATGAATGGTGGTAACAGCCTTTGGATGCTAGATGCTGTAGCCATGGAAGATGATAGTCTTCGCAATGATCAAGGTAAAACTATTGCTTTCCCTAGAGATATTAATCTAGATGACCAACTGTTTAAATATGGAATTAGAGTAGACCCATCCTTAGTAGTAGACCTCTACTCTGCCCCGCTTAGTGTTGCCTCTGGTGATGGCAGTGATGCTCAGTACATACAGCTACCATGGTTGTATAGACCACAAGTACCCAGTATGAATACGCATCCCATTAATACTAATATTGAAAAACCTGTTCTTTTCAATTATGCAAATCCTATCACTTTATTAGACAACAATAGAGGCGTAAATAAAACGGTTTTATTGCAATCTAGTATTTATACTAAAATAGAAAGTACGCCACGAGAAATCTCTCTCGGTCAGGTAGATATTGAACCTATAGAAAGTGATTTTCAAAATGGGCAACAACCACTGGCCGTTTTGCTAGAAGGATCGTTTAATTCGGCTTTTACTAATAGAGTATTACCAGATGGAAGTGATAAAAGTAATTTTCGCGAAAGCGCACAAAAAAATCCTAAGCTTATACTCATAGCCGATGGTGATATAATCTCAAATAGTCTTGATGCACGCGGGCAACCACTAGAATTAGGATTTGATTATTACACAAGAACCAGCTATGGAAATAAAGAGTTTTTGCTCAATGCGATTAACTATCTCCTTGATGACACTGGGCTTATTAACATACGTAGTAAAGAAATTGCACTTCCTTTTCTTGATATAAAAAAGGCAGCACGAAGTATGAGCACGTGGCAGGTCTTGACTATTGGGCTTCCGCTGGCTATTTTGCTTATCTTTGGACTCATCTACAACGCAATTAGGAAGCGCCGTTACGCGCGCTAG
- the dnaN gene encoding DNA polymerase III subunit beta, whose product MKFIVSSTYLLKQLQVLGGVINNSNTLPILDNFLFELDGNTLTVSASDLETTMTSKLDVESSDNGAIALPARLLLDTLKTFPEQPLTFTQHENNTVEISSNHGKYALAYADGAEFPNAVSLEDPSVVKIPGSVLATAISNTIFATGNDDLRPVMSGVFFQFGTDGLTFVATDAHKLVKYGRTDVVASQAAEFIMPKKPLNLLKGILSTSDDEIAVEYNESNAKFSFDNVELVCRLIDGKYPNYEAVIPKENPNRLTIDRNQFLNSVRRVSIFSNKTTHQIRLKIAGAELNISAEDIDYSNKAEERLTCDYQGDDMQIGFNSRFLTEMLNNMNANDVSLEMSLPNRAGILTPVDGLDEGEQVTMLVMPVMLNN is encoded by the coding sequence ATGAAATTTATAGTCTCTAGTACATACCTCCTTAAACAATTACAAGTATTGGGTGGTGTGATAAATAATAGTAACACCCTACCTATACTCGATAATTTCCTTTTTGAACTAGATGGAAATACACTAACAGTTTCTGCATCAGATCTAGAAACTACCATGACATCAAAGTTAGATGTTGAGTCTAGTGATAATGGTGCGATTGCGTTACCAGCTCGTTTACTTCTTGATACGCTTAAGACGTTTCCAGAGCAACCACTTACGTTTACACAGCACGAGAATAATACCGTAGAGATAAGCTCAAACCATGGTAAATATGCACTAGCATATGCAGATGGAGCAGAGTTTCCTAATGCAGTATCGCTAGAAGATCCTAGTGTTGTAAAAATACCTGGAAGTGTACTAGCTACAGCAATAAGCAATACAATTTTTGCTACAGGAAATGATGATTTACGCCCAGTAATGAGTGGTGTATTTTTTCAGTTTGGTACAGATGGACTAACCTTTGTAGCAACAGATGCTCACAAGCTTGTAAAGTATGGCCGCACAGATGTGGTAGCTTCTCAAGCAGCAGAGTTTATCATGCCTAAGAAACCACTTAACTTACTTAAGGGAATACTTTCTACTTCTGATGATGAAATCGCCGTAGAATACAACGAGAGTAATGCAAAATTTTCATTTGACAATGTAGAACTTGTATGTCGTCTTATTGATGGTAAATACCCTAACTATGAAGCGGTAATCCCAAAAGAGAATCCAAATAGATTAACAATTGATCGTAATCAGTTTTTAAATTCTGTACGTCGTGTTTCTATTTTCTCTAATAAGACTACACACCAGATTCGTTTGAAAATCGCTGGAGCAGAGCTTAATATTTCGGCAGAAGATATTGATTACAGTAATAAAGCAGAAGAGCGTCTTACTTGTGATTATCAAGGTGATGATATGCAAATAGGCTTCAACTCTCGTTTCTTAACAGAGATGCTTAATAATATGAATGCAAATGATGTTTCACTAGAAATGTCACTACCTAATAGAGCAGGTATCCTTACTCCAGTTGATGGACTAGATGAAGGAGAGCAAGTAACAATGCTTGTAATGCCGGTTATGCTTAACAACTAA
- a CDS encoding M28 family metallopeptidase: MKKYIALMGLGLIALSCNESKKIVAPAAPSEPVLIDVTSLESNENDVRKYTNTITANELQDMLYVFAGDDFEGRNTGDPGQKKAAAYLVNYYKQLEVAPGNNGDYYQIVPKTFFRKGSELNDSENVLAFIEGSEKPEEVLVLSAHLDHVGMDSKGNVFNGADDDGSGTVALLEIAEAFKQAVKDGKGPKRSILFLHVTGEEKGLYGSRYYSENPVYPLANTIADLNIDMIGRNDDAHLEDNNYVYLIGSDKLSTDLHNVSSAVNAKYFDINLDYRYNVENEPNRFYYRSDHYNFAKKNVPIIFYFNGTHEDYHKIGDTPDKINYPLLEKRTKLVFATAWELANRKDRPVVDKAEKEE, translated from the coding sequence ATGAAAAAATATATTGCCCTGATGGGACTGGGACTTATTGCCCTTTCTTGTAACGAATCAAAAAAAATAGTAGCTCCTGCTGCTCCATCTGAACCTGTACTTATAGATGTTACCTCACTTGAAAGCAATGAGAATGATGTACGTAAGTATACCAATACTATAACTGCAAATGAGCTTCAAGACATGCTCTACGTATTTGCAGGAGATGATTTTGAGGGACGTAATACTGGAGATCCAGGACAAAAGAAAGCAGCTGCATACCTCGTAAACTATTATAAGCAACTAGAAGTGGCTCCGGGAAATAATGGAGATTATTACCAGATTGTACCTAAAACATTTTTTAGAAAAGGAAGCGAATTAAATGACTCAGAAAACGTGCTAGCTTTTATAGAAGGTTCAGAGAAGCCTGAGGAAGTACTTGTACTCTCTGCACACCTAGATCACGTAGGAATGGACTCCAAAGGTAATGTCTTTAACGGAGCAGATGATGATGGATCTGGTACTGTAGCTTTACTAGAAATCGCAGAAGCTTTTAAACAAGCTGTAAAAGACGGAAAAGGACCAAAGCGCTCTATCCTCTTTTTACACGTTACAGGAGAAGAGAAAGGCTTATACGGGTCTAGATATTACTCAGAAAATCCTGTATACCCGCTAGCAAACACTATTGCAGACCTCAATATCGATATGATAGGACGTAATGATGATGCACACTTAGAGGACAACAACTACGTTTATTTAATAGGATCAGATAAATTAAGTACAGATTTACACAATGTATCTTCTGCTGTAAATGCTAAGTATTTTGATATCAATCTAGATTACCGTTATAATGTAGAAAATGAGCCTAACCGTTTTTACTACCGCTCAGATCACTACAACTTTGCAAAGAAGAATGTGCCTATAATTTTTTACTTTAATGGAACACATGAAGATTATCACAAAATAGGTGATACACCAGATAAGATTAACTACCCTTTACTTGAAAAGCGCACAAAACTTGTCTTTGCAACTGCTTGGGAACTTGCAAATCGTAAGGATAGACCTGTGGTAGACAAAGCAGAGAAAGAAGAATAA
- the bshB1 gene encoding bacillithiol biosynthesis deacetylase BshB1 has product MKLDILAIGAHPDDVELGCGATLAKEIANGKKVGILDLTRGELGTRGSAEIRDEEAAAAAKILGVAVRENLALADGFFVNDKESQLKIIEVIRKYQPEMVLCNAITDRHIDHGKGSKLASDACFLSGLKKIETSVDGKSQEKWRPKTVYHYIQWQHIEPDVVVDVSGFIDKKCDAVFAYSSQFHNPNNKDGDTPISSETFKESINYRSRDLGRLIGTEYGEGFTVERYPAVDSLFDLK; this is encoded by the coding sequence ATGAAACTAGATATACTTGCCATCGGAGCACACCCAGACGATGTAGAATTAGGTTGTGGTGCAACCCTAGCAAAAGAGATAGCAAATGGAAAGAAAGTAGGAATACTTGATCTCACAAGAGGCGAACTAGGAACCCGTGGTAGTGCAGAGATACGCGATGAGGAAGCTGCAGCTGCAGCAAAGATTCTAGGTGTAGCAGTACGTGAGAATCTTGCACTTGCAGATGGTTTCTTTGTTAATGATAAAGAAAGCCAACTCAAAATCATCGAAGTAATAAGAAAGTATCAACCGGAAATGGTGCTCTGTAATGCAATTACAGATAGGCATATAGACCACGGAAAGGGAAGTAAACTTGCAAGTGATGCTTGCTTCTTGAGCGGATTGAAAAAAATAGAAACTTCTGTAGACGGAAAGTCACAAGAAAAATGGCGCCCTAAGACTGTGTATCACTATATACAATGGCAACACATCGAGCCAGATGTGGTGGTAGATGTAAGCGGGTTTATAGATAAAAAGTGTGATGCCGTCTTTGCATATAGCTCACAGTTTCACAATCCAAACAATAAAGATGGTGACACTCCTATTTCTAGCGAAACCTTTAAAGAGAGCATTAACTATCGCTCTAGAGACCTAGGACGTCTCATAGGTACAGAATATGGAGAAGGTTTTACTGTAGAGCGCTATCCAGCGGTAGATAGCTTGTTTGATTTAAAATGA
- a CDS encoding trans-sulfuration enzyme family protein, producing the protein MSKSHKGLNTICTHTGEIKDEQFQGAVSPIYLSSSYAFMDVDVKRYPRYFNTPNQEGLSKKIAALEKTEAGMIFGSGMAAVSTALLAFLRSGDHVVLQETLYGGTYNLVVEEFEKYGITYSFTEDLSEAAFAKAITPQTKVIYIETPSNPLMKVTDMKMVATLAKKHGIVTMIDNTFASPVNQNPADFGIDIILHSATKYMGGHSDICAGAIAASQEHMDRIWNLAKNLGGSLSDLTVWMLERSMKTMALRVKAQNRNAKKIAKWLDKKDEISRVYYPGLKSHPDYKLAKKQMSGFGGMMSFELASHIDAEDFQKALHLIKPSMSLAGVESTMLCPAQTSHSLLGEEERAKQGIADGLIRFSVGIEEKEDLMEDIDQALKAVLKKTVLVAD; encoded by the coding sequence ATGAGTAAATCACATAAAGGCCTTAATACCATTTGTACGCATACAGGAGAAATTAAAGACGAGCAGTTTCAAGGAGCTGTATCTCCTATCTACTTATCATCTTCTTATGCCTTTATGGATGTAGATGTAAAGCGCTACCCTCGCTACTTTAATACTCCTAATCAAGAAGGATTAAGCAAGAAAATTGCTGCCCTTGAGAAGACAGAGGCTGGGATGATCTTTGGTAGTGGTATGGCGGCAGTAAGTACTGCATTGCTTGCTTTTTTGAGAAGTGGCGACCATGTTGTGCTTCAAGAAACATTATATGGAGGCACGTATAACCTCGTCGTTGAGGAGTTTGAAAAATACGGTATTACCTATTCATTTACTGAGGATTTGAGTGAGGCCGCTTTCGCGAAAGCGATAACTCCACAAACTAAAGTGATTTACATTGAGACACCTTCTAATCCACTTATGAAAGTGACAGATATGAAGATGGTTGCTACACTTGCCAAAAAACACGGCATTGTGACCATGATAGATAATACATTTGCCTCTCCAGTAAATCAAAATCCAGCAGATTTTGGGATTGATATTATACTTCACTCTGCAACAAAATATATGGGAGGGCACAGTGACATCTGTGCAGGAGCAATTGCTGCGAGCCAAGAACATATGGATCGCATCTGGAATCTGGCAAAAAATCTAGGTGGAAGTCTAAGTGACCTTACCGTATGGATGCTTGAGCGTAGCATGAAAACCATGGCATTACGTGTAAAAGCACAAAATAGAAATGCAAAGAAAATAGCCAAATGGCTTGATAAAAAAGATGAGATAAGCCGCGTGTACTATCCGGGATTAAAATCTCATCCAGACTACAAACTTGCCAAAAAGCAGATGAGTGGTTTTGGAGGAATGATGTCATTTGAGTTAGCATCACACATTGATGCCGAAGATTTTCAAAAAGCGCTACACCTTATCAAACCCTCTATGAGCCTTGCAGGTGTAGAGAGTACTATGTTATGTCCAGCACAAACTTCGCACTCATTGTTAGGAGAAGAAGAGCGAGCAAAACAAGGCATCGCAGATGGCTTAATTCGTTTTTCTGTAGGAATAGAGGAGAAGGAAGACCTGATGGAAGATATAGATCAAGCGCTAAAGGCAGTATTAAAAAAGACAGTACTGGTTGCAGATTAA
- a CDS encoding GNAT family N-acetyltransferase, whose translation MNIIPYNSQFAADFKTLNIEWLEAFFYVEPYDLKVLSNPEEYIINKGGFIFFALKDDQILGTVALMPTGNTGALELTKMAVSPSARGMGIGQQLIAHCLAFAKAQHLNKLILYSHRKLENAIYIYKKWGFKEIPLEENAAYERANIKMELAFN comes from the coding sequence GTGAACATCATTCCATATAATTCTCAATTTGCTGCAGATTTTAAAACTCTTAATATAGAATGGCTTGAGGCCTTTTTTTACGTAGAGCCTTATGATCTCAAAGTGTTGAGTAATCCCGAAGAATATATCATTAACAAAGGAGGTTTTATCTTTTTTGCATTAAAAGATGATCAAATTCTAGGTACGGTAGCGCTTATGCCTACTGGAAATACTGGTGCGTTAGAACTTACAAAGATGGCAGTCTCACCTTCGGCTAGAGGGATGGGTATTGGACAGCAATTGATTGCACATTGTCTCGCTTTCGCGAAAGCGCAACATCTCAACAAACTGATTTTATACTCACACCGTAAGCTTGAAAATGCTATTTATATTTATAAAAAATGGGGTTTTAAGGAAATTCCACTAGAAGAAAACGCTGCTTACGAGCGCGCAAACATTAAAATGGAGCTCGCATTTAACTAA
- a CDS encoding MBL fold metallo-hydrolase has translation MKYLCTLFIIACAMSSCKETAKETETVTTVEEVEELTTTTDSEVKEFEIIPIEHASTILNWDGRTVYVDPVGKPELYEGYKKPDLIVITHLHGDHLNVQTLEGLDTSTARIVVPQSVADKMPEAFSSKLDILNNGEKTETLGITTNAVPMYNLGPVEERRHKKGWGNGYVLEKDGKRVYFSGDTEDIPEMRNLQNIDIAFVCMNLPYTMTVESAASAVLDFKPTQVYPFHYRGSEGLSDVDTFKSIVNKGSDAIEVVQLDWYPNRS, from the coding sequence ATGAAATATTTATGTACCCTCTTTATTATCGCTTGTGCGATGAGCAGCTGTAAAGAAACCGCAAAAGAAACGGAAACCGTTACCACGGTAGAAGAAGTGGAAGAACTAACTACCACAACAGACTCAGAAGTTAAAGAGTTTGAAATTATCCCTATTGAACATGCATCTACTATTCTTAACTGGGATGGTAGAACCGTTTATGTAGATCCAGTGGGAAAACCTGAGCTTTACGAAGGTTATAAAAAGCCAGATCTTATTGTAATTACCCACCTTCATGGAGATCACCTCAATGTACAAACTCTCGAAGGGCTAGACACCTCAACCGCGAGAATCGTAGTGCCACAATCTGTAGCAGATAAGATGCCAGAAGCCTTTAGCTCAAAACTTGACATCTTAAATAACGGAGAAAAAACAGAAACTTTAGGCATCACGACAAACGCTGTACCCATGTATAATCTAGGTCCAGTAGAGGAACGCCGTCACAAAAAGGGATGGGGTAATGGTTATGTACTAGAGAAAGACGGTAAGAGAGTTTACTTTTCTGGAGATACAGAAGATATTCCAGAGATGCGCAATTTACAAAATATTGACATTGCCTTTGTTTGTATGAACTTACCTTATACAATGACGGTAGAGAGTGCTGCTAGTGCAGTTTTAGATTTTAAACCTACACAAGTATATCCATTTCATTACAGAGGGTCAGAAGGTTTAAGTGATGTTGACACATTTAAATCCATTGTCAATAAAGGAAGTGATGCTATTGAGGTTGTACAGCTAGATTGGTATCCTAATCGTAGCTAA